From the genome of Azospira restricta, one region includes:
- the gmhB gene encoding D-glycero-beta-D-manno-heptose 1,7-bisphosphate 7-phosphatase yields MKLVILDRDGVINFDSDQYIKSPAEWKPIPGSPEAIARLNQAGYRVVVATNQSGVGRGLFEMDTLNAIHDKMHKTVAAAGGRIDAVFYCPHAADAGCDCRKPQPGMFERIAACYNTDLAGVPAVGDSLRDLQAAAATGARPMLVLTGKGVKTQHDPAVPAGTLVFSDLAAAVDYILRAA; encoded by the coding sequence ATGAAACTCGTCATCCTCGACCGCGACGGCGTCATCAACTTCGACTCCGACCAGTACATCAAGTCGCCGGCGGAATGGAAGCCGATCCCGGGCAGCCCGGAGGCGATCGCGCGCCTCAACCAGGCCGGCTATCGCGTCGTCGTCGCCACCAACCAGTCCGGCGTCGGCCGCGGCCTGTTCGAGATGGACACGCTGAACGCGATCCACGACAAGATGCACAAGACGGTCGCCGCCGCCGGCGGCCGCATCGACGCGGTGTTCTACTGCCCGCACGCGGCCGACGCCGGCTGCGACTGCCGCAAGCCGCAGCCGGGGATGTTCGAGCGCATCGCCGCCTGCTACAACACCGACCTCGCCGGCGTGCCGGCGGTCGGCGATTCGCTGCGCGACCTGCAGGCGGCGGCCGCCACCGGCGCTAGGCCGATGCTGGTGCTGACCGGCAAGGGCGTGAAGACGCAGCACGACCCGGCCGTGCCGGCAGGAACGCTGGTCTTTTCCGATCTCGCCGCCGCCGTCGATTACATCCTACGCGCCGCATGA
- the glyS gene encoding glycine--tRNA ligase subunit beta encodes MNKTLLVELRTEELPPKALAKLGEVFAAGVHAGLADRNLVQAGGAYRWFATPRRLAVQIPQVLAVAPDATVHEKVMPVAVALDKDGQPTPALLKKLDAKGIPTSEIGKFEKRLDGKSETFFYEATVKGAQLAEVLGGIVGDALKKLPIPKVMRWGDSDVQFVRPVHGLVMLHGEHVVAGEALGLTSGNATLGHRFLAAGPLPLASADDYEAKLEADGKVVASFARRREIIAQALQRKADELGAQVKLLDALLDEVTALVEWPVIYVSEFESEYLEVPQECLILTMQANQKYFPLFDAAGKLQNRFLIVSNMAVADPKNIVGGNARVVRPRLSDARFFFNQDRKATLASRLEKLGSVVYHNKLGSLLQRVERMESLARTIAGKLNADTVLAARAARLAKADLVTDMVGEFPELQGIMGRYYALHDGEDTQVADAIQAHYQPRFAGDALPAGNIACAAALADKLDALVGFFGIGQVPTGDKDPFGLRRAALGVLRILMESPLPLDLGELIDEAANGFAAGVLTAADCRTQLHDFMLDRLRGYLRDAGHGQDVIEAVLAQRPTRIDLVPAKLDAVQKFLAHDAAQALAAANKRIGNILKKADGAIPEPDVALLQEAAEKALFERVVQLSPLVKSHVANGDYADALIALSGVRAEVDRFFDEVMVNTDEPLVRANRLGLLKSLFDQLNAVADISKLAV; translated from the coding sequence ATGAACAAGACCCTGCTCGTCGAACTCCGTACCGAGGAACTGCCGCCGAAGGCGCTGGCGAAACTCGGTGAAGTCTTTGCCGCCGGCGTCCATGCCGGCCTCGCCGACCGCAACCTCGTCCAGGCCGGCGGTGCCTACCGCTGGTTCGCGACGCCGCGGCGGCTGGCCGTGCAGATTCCGCAGGTGCTGGCGGTGGCGCCGGACGCCACCGTGCACGAGAAGGTGATGCCGGTCGCCGTCGCGCTCGACAAGGACGGCCAGCCGACCCCGGCGCTGCTGAAGAAGCTGGACGCCAAGGGCATTCCCACGAGCGAGATCGGCAAGTTCGAGAAGCGCCTGGACGGCAAGTCCGAGACCTTCTTCTACGAGGCCACCGTCAAGGGGGCGCAGCTGGCGGAGGTGCTCGGCGGCATCGTCGGCGACGCGCTCAAAAAATTGCCGATCCCGAAGGTGATGCGCTGGGGCGATTCCGACGTGCAGTTCGTGCGCCCGGTGCATGGCCTGGTCATGCTGCACGGCGAGCACGTCGTGGCGGGCGAGGCGCTCGGTCTGACGAGCGGCAACGCGACGCTGGGCCACCGCTTCCTCGCCGCCGGCCCGCTGCCGCTCGCATCGGCCGACGACTACGAAGCCAAGCTGGAAGCCGACGGCAAGGTCGTCGCGTCGTTCGCGCGCCGCCGCGAGATCATCGCCCAGGCGCTGCAGCGGAAGGCCGACGAGCTCGGCGCCCAGGTCAAGCTGCTCGACGCGCTGCTCGACGAAGTGACGGCGCTGGTCGAGTGGCCGGTGATCTACGTCAGCGAGTTCGAGTCGGAATACCTCGAAGTGCCGCAGGAATGCCTGATCCTGACGATGCAGGCGAACCAGAAGTACTTCCCGCTGTTCGACGCCGCCGGCAAGCTGCAGAACCGCTTCCTGATCGTCTCCAACATGGCGGTCGCCGATCCGAAGAACATCGTCGGCGGCAACGCCCGCGTCGTCCGCCCGCGCCTGTCGGATGCGCGTTTCTTCTTCAACCAGGACCGCAAGGCGACGCTCGCCTCGCGCCTGGAGAAGCTCGGCAGCGTCGTCTATCACAACAAGCTCGGCTCGCTGCTGCAGCGCGTCGAGCGCATGGAGTCGCTGGCGCGGACGATCGCCGGCAAGCTCAACGCCGACACGGTGCTGGCCGCGCGCGCCGCACGCCTGGCCAAGGCCGACCTGGTCACCGACATGGTCGGCGAGTTCCCCGAGCTGCAGGGCATCATGGGCCGCTACTACGCGCTGCACGACGGCGAAGACACCCAAGTGGCCGACGCCATCCAGGCGCATTACCAGCCGCGCTTCGCCGGCGACGCGCTGCCGGCCGGCAACATCGCCTGCGCCGCCGCGCTCGCCGACAAGCTCGACGCACTGGTCGGCTTCTTCGGCATCGGCCAGGTGCCGACCGGCGACAAGGACCCGTTCGGCCTGCGCCGCGCCGCGCTCGGCGTCCTCCGGATCCTGATGGAGTCGCCGCTGCCGCTCGACCTCGGCGAACTGATCGACGAGGCGGCGAACGGCTTCGCCGCCGGCGTGCTGACCGCCGCCGACTGCCGGACGCAGCTGCACGACTTCATGCTCGACCGCCTGCGCGGCTACCTGCGCGACGCCGGGCACGGCCAGGACGTGATCGAGGCGGTACTGGCGCAGCGCCCGACGCGCATCGACCTGGTGCCGGCGAAGCTCGACGCGGTACAGAAGTTCCTCGCGCACGATGCCGCGCAAGCGCTCGCCGCAGCCAACAAGCGCATCGGCAACATCCTGAAGAAGGCCGACGGCGCGATTCCCGAGCCGGACGTCGCGCTGCTGCAGGAAGCCGCCGAGAAGGCGCTGTTCGAGCGCGTCGTGCAGCTGTCGCCGCTGGTGAAGTCGCATGTCGCCAACGGCGACTACGCCGATGCGCTGATCGCGCTCTCCGGCGTGCGCGCCGAGGTCGACCGCTTCTTCGACGAGGTGATGGTCAATACCGACGAGCCGCTGGTGCGCGCCAACCGCCTCGGCCTGCTGAAGTCGCTGTTCGACCAGCTCAACGCGGTGGCGGATATTTCGAAGCTGGCGGTGTAA
- a CDS encoding M48 family metallopeptidase codes for MQLDLPLTGVAVAAGEEMRRITLGDRIVPYLLRRGTRRTIGLSIDHRGLRVGAPRRTSLAEVEALIRRHGDWVVDKLDEWRTRRRPEPLAIVDGVRIPYLGGELTVRLALGANRPVWGADALTLYLKACAVPGAQLERALRERARELFAARLAHYAPLLGVDVPPLALSSARTRWGSCSRRTGIRLNWRLIHFPEAIVDYVVVHELAHLRQMNHSPRFWSLVETACPDYRAARVELQRLAAFIPHW; via the coding sequence ATGCAGCTTGACCTGCCGTTGACCGGCGTCGCCGTCGCCGCCGGCGAGGAGATGCGCCGGATCACGCTCGGCGACCGCATCGTTCCCTACCTGCTGCGCCGCGGCACGCGGCGCACCATCGGCCTCTCCATCGACCATCGCGGGCTGCGCGTCGGCGCGCCGCGGCGGACCTCGCTGGCCGAGGTCGAGGCACTGATCCGCCGCCACGGCGACTGGGTGGTCGACAAGCTCGACGAGTGGCGCACGCGCCGCCGGCCGGAGCCGCTGGCGATCGTCGACGGCGTGCGCATCCCGTACCTCGGCGGCGAGCTGACGGTGCGCCTCGCGCTCGGCGCCAACCGCCCGGTGTGGGGCGCCGACGCGCTGACGCTGTACCTGAAGGCCTGCGCGGTGCCAGGGGCGCAGCTCGAGCGCGCGCTGCGCGAGCGCGCACGCGAGTTGTTCGCCGCGCGCCTGGCGCATTACGCGCCGCTGCTCGGCGTCGACGTGCCGCCGCTGGCGCTGTCGTCGGCGCGCACGCGCTGGGGGAGCTGCAGCCGCCGGACCGGCATCCGCCTCAACTGGCGGCTGATCCATTTCCCCGAGGCGATCGTCGACTACGTCGTCGTGCATGAGCTCGCGCACCTGCGGCAGATGAACCACAGTCCGCGCTTCTGGTCTCTCGTCGAGACCGCCTGTCCCGACTATCGCGCCGCGCGCGTCGAACTGCAGCGCCTCGCCGCCTTCATCCCCCACTGGTAG
- the glyQ gene encoding glycine--tRNA ligase subunit alpha, whose product MPTFQEVILRLQQFWDKQGCALLQPYDIEVGAGTFHTATFLRAIGPEPWNAAYVQPSRRPKDGRYGENPNRLQHYYQYQVVLKPSPLNIQELYLQSLEALGINLKEHDIRFVEDDWESPTLGAWGLGWEVWLDGMEVTQFTYFQEVGSLTCKPVLGEITYGLERLAMYLQGVENVYDLVWAEGPGYRITYGDVYHQNEVEQSKYNFEHSNVDLLFRHFGEHESEAKRLMAANLALPAFEQVMKCSHTFNLLDARGAISVTERAAYIGRVRALAREVAQAYYNSREALGFPMCK is encoded by the coding sequence ATGCCTACTTTCCAGGAAGTCATCCTGCGTCTGCAGCAGTTTTGGGACAAGCAGGGCTGCGCGCTCTTGCAGCCCTACGACATCGAAGTCGGTGCCGGTACCTTCCACACCGCTACCTTCCTGCGCGCGATCGGCCCCGAGCCGTGGAATGCCGCCTACGTGCAGCCCTCGCGCCGGCCGAAGGACGGCCGCTACGGCGAGAACCCCAACCGCCTGCAGCACTACTACCAGTACCAGGTGGTGCTGAAGCCGTCGCCGCTGAACATCCAGGAGCTGTACCTGCAGTCGCTGGAAGCGCTCGGCATCAACCTCAAGGAACACGACATCCGCTTCGTCGAGGACGACTGGGAATCGCCGACGCTGGGCGCCTGGGGCCTCGGCTGGGAAGTCTGGCTCGACGGCATGGAAGTGACGCAGTTCACCTACTTCCAGGAAGTCGGTTCGCTGACCTGCAAGCCGGTGCTCGGCGAGATCACCTACGGCCTCGAGCGGCTGGCGATGTACCTGCAGGGCGTCGAGAACGTCTACGACCTGGTCTGGGCCGAGGGCCCGGGCTACCGCATCACCTACGGCGACGTCTATCACCAGAACGAGGTCGAGCAGTCGAAGTACAACTTCGAGCACTCGAACGTCGACCTGCTGTTCCGCCACTTCGGCGAGCACGAGTCGGAAGCCAAGCGCCTGATGGCCGCCAACCTCGCGCTGCCGGCCTTCGAGCAGGTGATGAAGTGCTCGCACACCTTCAACCTGCTCGACGCGCGCGGCGCCATCTCGGTCACCGAGCGTGCCGCCTACATCGGCCGCGTCCGCGCGCTGGCGCGCGAAGTCGCGCAGGCCTACTACAACTCGCGTGAAGCCCTCGGCTTCCCCATGTGCAAATAA
- a CDS encoding glycine zipper 2TM domain-containing protein: protein MRRNSISATLSALALALSLGGCATWDSMSARQKSTAVGAAVGGVTGAAVTHGNVLGTVGGAAIGGFIGDEIGKRR, encoded by the coding sequence ATGCGTCGAAACAGTATTTCAGCCACGCTGAGCGCCCTTGCCCTCGCCCTCTCGCTGGGCGGCTGCGCCACCTGGGACAGCATGTCGGCACGGCAGAAGAGCACCGCGGTCGGCGCCGCGGTCGGCGGCGTCACCGGCGCCGCGGTAACCCACGGCAACGTGCTCGGCACCGTCGGCGGCGCCGCCATCGGCGGCTTCATCGGCGACGAAATCGGCAAGCGCCGCTGA
- a CDS encoding lysophospholipid acyltransferase family protein — protein MTILRSSLFMLVSTLWTMLFGSALLVAGAVPLLTRFRTVWYYRRGLMWMFRRLLGITWEVRGRDNLPAEPSIILAKHQSAWETVALQDLLPERTYCVFVLKKELMKLPFFGWGLSALQMISIDRSAGREALNRVVEQGADRLARGFWIIIFPEGTRVAPGETRRYKQGGAYLAAHTGARVVPVAHNAGEVWPRNAFLKRPGHVVVSIGPAIDTAGLSQDEINARTEAWIEAEMRRLSPHRYPDAA, from the coding sequence ATGACGATTCTCCGCTCGTCGCTGTTCATGCTCGTCTCGACGTTGTGGACGATGCTGTTCGGCTCGGCGCTGCTGGTCGCCGGCGCCGTGCCGCTGCTGACCCGCTTCCGCACCGTCTGGTACTACCGGCGCGGGCTGATGTGGATGTTCCGCCGCCTGCTCGGCATCACCTGGGAAGTGCGCGGCCGCGACAACCTGCCGGCGGAACCGTCGATCATCCTCGCCAAGCACCAGTCGGCGTGGGAGACGGTGGCATTGCAGGACCTGCTGCCGGAACGCACCTACTGCGTCTTCGTGCTGAAGAAGGAGCTGATGAAGCTGCCCTTCTTCGGCTGGGGGCTGTCCGCGCTGCAGATGATCTCGATCGACCGCAGCGCCGGCCGCGAGGCGCTCAACCGCGTCGTCGAGCAGGGCGCCGACCGCCTCGCGCGCGGCTTCTGGATCATCATCTTCCCCGAAGGCACGCGCGTCGCGCCCGGCGAGACGCGGCGCTACAAGCAGGGCGGCGCCTACCTCGCGGCGCACACCGGCGCCCGCGTGGTGCCGGTCGCGCACAACGCCGGCGAAGTGTGGCCGCGCAACGCCTTCCTCAAGCGGCCGGGCCACGTCGTCGTCAGCATCGGCCCGGCGATCGACACCGCCGGCCTGTCGCAGGACGAGATCAATGCCCGCACCGAGGCCTGGATCGAGGCCGAGATGCGGCGCCTGTCGCCGCACCGCTACCCGGATGCAGCTTGA
- the gloA gene encoding lactoylglutathione lyase: MRILHTMLRVGELERSLAFYTEVLGMRLLRRQDYPDGRFTLAFVGYGDEADTAVLELTHNWDTAAYEPGNAFGHIAIAVPDAYAACEAIRARGGKVVREAGPMKHGTTVIAFVEDPDGYKIELIQRKD, translated from the coding sequence ATGCGCATCCTGCACACCATGCTCCGCGTCGGCGAGCTCGAACGCTCGCTGGCCTTCTACACCGAAGTCCTCGGCATGCGCCTGCTGCGCCGGCAGGACTATCCGGACGGCCGCTTCACGCTGGCCTTCGTCGGCTACGGCGACGAGGCCGACACGGCGGTGCTCGAGCTGACGCACAACTGGGACACCGCCGCCTACGAGCCGGGCAACGCCTTCGGCCATATCGCGATCGCCGTGCCCGACGCCTACGCCGCCTGCGAGGCGATCCGCGCGCGCGGCGGCAAGGTGGTGCGCGAGGCCGGGCCGATGAAGCACGGCACGACCGTGATCGCCTTCGTCGAGGACCCCGACGGCTACAAGATCGAACTGATCCAGCGAAAGGACTGA